In Bacillota bacterium, the sequence GCACGTAAAAAACCTGGCCGCCCCGCTGGATCTCCCGCCTGATGGCGTCCCGGATCACCTCCGGGTCGTACTCCAGGACGTAGGTCTGAACCGGAAGCCGGTCCTCCGGGGGCGTCTCGATCATACTCAGGTCCCGGACCCCGCTCAAAGACATGTGCAGGGTGCGGGGAATGGGGGTCGCCGTAAGGGTTAGAACATCCACATTCGCCCGGAGCATCTTGATTTTTTCCTTGTGGGTGACGCCAAAGCGCTGCTCCTCGTCGATGACCAGAAGGCCGAGATCCTTAAACCTGACATCATCTGAAAGAAGCCTGTGGGTGCCGATGATCACATCAATCAACCCCTGTGCCAGGTCCCGCACAATAGCTTTTTGCTCCCCGGGAGAGCGGAACCTGCTGAGGACCTCCACCCGGATGGGGTAGCGCTCAAAGCGCTCCTTGAAGGTATGATAGTGCTGCTGGGCAAGCACGGTGGTTGGAACCAGCACCGCCACCTGCTTTCCCTCCTGAACGGCCTTAAAGGCGGCCCTGATCGCCACCTCGGTCTTTCCGAAGCCCACGTCCCCGCAAACCAGGCGGTCCATCGGCCGGGGCTTTTCCATATCGGCCTTCACTTCGGCGATCGCCCGCTTCTGGTCGGGGGTTTCCTCATAGGGGAAGGCTGCCTCAAATTCCTGCTGCCACACCGTATCGGGAGAAAAGGCGTAGCCGGGCGTCGCCATCCGCCGGGCATAAAGGGCGAGCAGGTCGCGGGCGAGCTCCCGGACGCGCTTCTTGACCCGCTGCTTGAGGCGCGCCCAGTCCCCCCCTCCCAGGCGGGAAAGGCGGGGAAGGTGCCCCTCGGGGCCGGCGTACTTCTGGACCAGATTCGCCTGCTCCACGGGGAGGTAAAGGCGGTCTTCCCCGGCGTAAACAATCTCTAAATAGTCCTTTTTCCTCCCCTCCACCTCCATCTCCCTGATCCCCAGATACCTGCCGATCCCGTGGTGGAGGTGCACAACGTAATCCCCCGGGGCAAGCTCGGCCAGAACACTCAACCCCTCACCGGCTGCCCTGGCAGGCCTCCTCCTCTTCACCCTCCGCCCGTAGAGTTCCCCGGCGGTCACCACCGCAAGCCGCCCCGGCAGCTCGAAGCCCCGGCTCAAATTCCCGATGCCCGCGGAAAGGCGGCCCTGCTCCAGGCGGTCCCGCCAGGCAGGCTCCACAAGAGGGGCCAGCTCATGGTCCCGGAGGTCACGCTCCAGCTGGCGGAGGCATCCCTCCGAGGGGAGCAGCAGAAGAACGGCAGCGCCTCCCCGCAGCCACCCCCTGACCTCCGGCACCAGAAGGTCGGGCCTGGAAAAGAAGGGCTGCATTTCCTTGACGGAAAAAGTAAAAACCGCCTCTGGCTCGAGCGGCCCGGGGCGGGAAAGGAGCTGGGTAAAGGCAAGGACCGGAAATGCCCGGGACTCCCGGAAGAGGTCTTCCCCGCTCAGGTAATACTCCTGCCAGGGGGTAAAGGTAAGCCCTTCCTGGAAGAAACGGCGGTAGTCCGACTCCAGGAGGGCGGTGCGGGCGCTGCACTCTTCCAGAATCCGCCCCGGCTCCTCCATAACCACCAGGGATCCGGGCGGAAGGTACTGAAAAAGAGAAGCCTGCTCGGGATAAAAATAGGGTTGAATGAGGTTCAGAGACCCCCGCCCCTCGACGGCCATCTCTAAAAAACGGTTGAGGCGCTGGTCGAGCCGGATCAAAGCGCTCCTGCTTCCCTTCAGCTGCTCGCGCCTCGCCTTGTGGGCGGCTTTGATCCGGGCGGCGGCAGCTTCGACACGTCCGGAGTCGTAAATAAACTCCCGCGCCGGCCAGATGGTCACCTCCGGAAGGGGTTTGCGGGAGCGCTGGCTTTCCGGGTCCAGCGTTTTGAGAGAAACAACCTCATCCCCCCAGAACTCCAGGCGCACCGGTGTTCCCTGAAAGGGATAGATGTCCAGGATGTTTCCCCTCAGGGCAAACTGGCCCGGCCCTCCGGCCAGTTCGACCCTTTCATAGCCGGCCCGGCTCAGGGCGCGAACCAGGGAAGTGAGGTCAGATACGGCCCCAACCCTCAGGGAAACGGCCGCCTGTTCCCAGACGAGAGGGGGGACCAG encodes:
- the mfd gene encoding transcription-repair coupling factor produces the protein MQNLLRQTPEFKEILAALEQGRLPLLLAGGRGAFNPLISAALLAEGRVQGALLVVVPSPQQVSAWQVDLENLLPDREVLVFDPAEALPFEVMAASREPAAGRLRVLAALRAKGKPPVVIAPAEALMPRLVPPLVWEQAAVSLRVGAVSDLTSLVRALSRAGYERVELAGGPGQFALRGNILDIYPFQGTPVRLEFWGDEVVSLKTLDPESQRSRKPLPEVTIWPAREFIYDSGRVEAAAARIKAAHKARREQLKGSRSALIRLDQRLNRFLEMAVEGRGSLNLIQPYFYPEQASLFQYLPPGSLVVMEEPGRILEECSARTALLESDYRRFFQEGLTFTPWQEYYLSGEDLFRESRAFPVLAFTQLLSRPGPLEPEAVFTFSVKEMQPFFSRPDLLVPEVRGWLRGGAAVLLLLPSEGCLRQLERDLRDHELAPLVEPAWRDRLEQGRLSAGIGNLSRGFELPGRLAVVTAGELYGRRVKRRRPARAAGEGLSVLAELAPGDYVVHLHHGIGRYLGIREMEVEGRKKDYLEIVYAGEDRLYLPVEQANLVQKYAGPEGHLPRLSRLGGGDWARLKQRVKKRVRELARDLLALYARRMATPGYAFSPDTVWQQEFEAAFPYEETPDQKRAIAEVKADMEKPRPMDRLVCGDVGFGKTEVAIRAAFKAVQEGKQVAVLVPTTVLAQQHYHTFKERFERYPIRVEVLSRFRSPGEQKAIVRDLAQGLIDVIIGTHRLLSDDVRFKDLGLLVIDEEQRFGVTHKEKIKMLRANVDVLTLTATPIPRTLHMSLSGVRDLSMIETPPEDRLPVQTYVLEYDPEVIRDAIRREIQRGGQVFYVHNRVQTIERCAAFLRGLVPEASFRIAHGQMKEDDLEQVMWDFLNREFDCLICTTIIENGLDLPNVNTLIVERADQLGLAQLYQLRGRVGRSHRLAYAYFTYPRDMVITEQAEKRLRALQEFTEFGSGFKLALRDLEIRGAGNLLGPEQHGHMAAVGFDLYQQLLGEAVRELKGEKEPEPQVAPAPVWEIHVDSYLPDAYIRDARQKIEIYRRLALADNLKAIHELAEEVRDRFGPLPEPAVSLFTLARLRVRARELGIREVQVTDHTLVVRFGPGVAPKREELTRWSAVFGDRLSFSAVGELEARIFTRGLSSRQLLVMLSRVLLPREVGAGAGAG